In Equus quagga isolate Etosha38 chromosome 14, UCLA_HA_Equagga_1.0, whole genome shotgun sequence, one DNA window encodes the following:
- the LOC124252431 gene encoding stromelysin-1, which translates to MKNLPILLLLCVAACSAYPLDRSARDEDSNMDLLQDYLEKYYDLGKEMRQYVRRKDSGPIVKKIQEMQKFLGLKVTGKLDSDTVEVMHKSRCGVPDVGHFTTFPGMPKWSKTHLTYRIVNYTEDLPRDAVDSDVEKALKIWEEVTPLTFSRIYEGEADIMITFAVREHGDFFPFDGPGKVLAHAYPPGPGVNGDAHFDDDEHWTKDASGINFLLVAAHELGHSLGLYHSTNTEALMYPLYNTLKGPARVRLSQDDVTGIQSLYGPPPASPDSPVEPREPEPPAPGTLAMCDPALSFDAISTLRGEILFFKDRHFWRKTFRTLVPEFHPISSFWPSLPSGIDAAYEVTSRDSVFIFKGNKFWAIRGNEEQAGYPRGIHTLGFPPTVRKIDAAIFDKEKQKTYFFVEDKYWRFDEKRQSMEPGYPKQIAEDFPGIDSKLDAAFESFGFFYFFSGSSQFEFDPNAKKVTHVLKSNSWFNC; encoded by the exons ATGAAGAATCTTCCAATTCTGCTGTTACTATGCGTGGCAGCGTGCTCAGCCTATCCGTTGGACAGATCTGCAAGGGACGAGGATAGCAACATGGACCTTCTTCAG GACTACCTAGAAAAATACTACGACCttggaaaagaaatgagacaatATGTTAGAAGAAAGGACAGTGGTCCTattgttaaaaaaattcaagaaatgcaGAAGTTCCTGGGGTTGAAGGTGACAGGGAAGCTGGACTCTGACACTGTGGAGGTGATGCACAAATCCAGATGCGGAGTTCCTGATGTCGGTCACTTCACTACATTTCCTGGCATGCCAAAGTGGAGCAAAACTCACCTTACTTACAG GATTGTGAATTATACAGAGGATTTGCCAAGAGATGCTGTTGATTCTGACGTTGAGAAAGCTCTGAAAATCTGGGAGGAGGTGACTCCACTTACATTCTCCAGGATTTATGAAGGAGAGGCTGACATAATGATCACTTTTGCAGTTCGag AACatggagatttttttccttttgatggacCTGGAAAAGTTTTGGCTCATGCCTATCCACCTGGGCCAGGGGTGAATGGAGATGCTCATTTTGATGATGATGAACACTGGACGAAGGATGCATCAG gGATCAATTTTCTCCTTGTTGCTGCTCACGAACTTGGTCATTCCCTGGGTCTCTATCACTCGACCAACACCGAAGCTTTGATGTACCCACTCTACAATACACTCAAAGGCCCGGCCCGGGTCCGCCTTTCTCAAGATGATGTGACTGGCATTCAATCCCTCTATG GacctccccctgcctctcctgACAGCCCCGTGGAGCCCAGGGAACCTGAGCCTCCGGCCCCTGGAACACTAGCCATGTGCGATCCTGCTTTGTCCTTTGATGCAATCAGCACTCTGAGAGGAGAAATTCTGTTCTTTAAAGACAG GCATTTTTGGCGCAAAACCTTCAGGACACTTGTCCCTGAATTTCATCCGATCTCTTCGTTTTGGCCATCTCTTCCTTCAGGCATAGATGCTGCATATGAAGTGACTAGCAGagacagtgttttcatttttaaag gaaatAAGTTCTGGGCCATcagaggaaatgaggaacaaGCGGGTTACCCGAGAGGCATCCACACTCTGGGTTTCCCTCCAACAGTAAGGAAAATAGACGCAGCCATTTTTgataaggaaaagcagaaaacataCTTCTTTGTAGAGGACAAATACTGGAG ATTTGATGAGAAGAGACAATCTATGGAGCCAGGCTATCCCAAGCAAATAGCAGAAGACTTTCCAGGGATTGACTCAAAGCTTGATGCTGCTTTTGAATCATTTG gttttttctatttcttcagtgGATCTTCACAGTTTGAATTTGACCCAAATGCAAAGAAAGTGACACATGTTCTCAAGAGTAATAGCTGGTTTAATTGTTAG